ggagagagggcaggagagCAGAGCAGAAAAGGAGCTCTAGAAGCAGGGCAGGAGGTGAATGGCTCTGAAAATTTGTCTCAGAATGCACAGAGACCCCCGTGTGCAGGGGCCACCCTGGGCGATGTGTGAGCCTCTGTGGTCACAGCTCCCACTGGACAAGTTTCCACTGAAGGGACAAGGACAATGGAGCAGTGAAGGTGACCCAGCTGACGACTAACCACATAAAGCCCATGATGGACTCAACACCAAATGGGCACAGGCCCCATCCACACTCGGCCCCCCACAGCCTTCTCCACACCCCACCTGCAACAGACTCAGCACAGCGAACATGCAGATTCTGGAAGGTTCTCAGGTCTTTATTTGCTCTTTCAAATTCCAGGAATTGACTTATTTAATTAATCCATCAACCTCTCATagcaaatatttgagaaaacaaatttatattcAGATTCTTATTTTCAGTAGGGAAGTAAGAAGTTGCAGCTCAGTGCACATAAAGttgagacagagatggagacatCCAGCCCCACCTCTCTGGAACAAGAAAGATGACTGGGGAGGAAACACAGATCAGCATGGGAACAGGGGTCACAGTGGACACAAGGGTGGGCTGTCTCTCCACCTCCTCACATTATGCTAACAGGGACGCAGACACATTCAGGTGCCTTTGCAGAAAGAGATGCCAGAGGCTCTTGAAGTCACAAAGGGGAGGCGTGAAGAAATCCTGCATCTCGGTCCCTCACAAGACAGCTGTCTCAGGCTACAGAAAACAACAGTCATGAACAAATTCTGGTTAGTCATGGTAAGTGATGACACTCTGAACAGCCCACGACACACGCGAAACATCCCAATCAAAGAATCTCCATTACCCAGGCCTTTCCCCactgccccacccacccccagacCCGCCACCCCACCCACTCTAGACCCCAAGAATCTCACCTTTTCAAGCTGTGAGAGACACATCAGAGCCCTGGGCACTGTCGCTGGCTGGAGTAGAACAAAAACAGGACCTGGTCAGAGCCCGCAGGAGACGTGGGACAGGAGGAATTATGGGGTGGGTGAGCTCCTccacactcccacccccaccacttaCACGCAGCCTGAGAGTAGCTCCCTCCTTTTCCACCTGTGGGAAGAAAATGTCCTGTGAGGGGACTGGGAGGAAGCAGGACCATGAGATCTTAGAGGAACCTCCTCGTCTTGGAACCAAAAGGAATTTCCAGAAGTATGACTACAGACCCAGGGCAGGATCAGGAAACACGAGGAAAGCAAGTGTGGGTCCTGGACCAACTGCCCTCCTAAGGTCTGTCCTTAGCAGGGACCTTCCCCTGACTCATGAATGCTGGAATCAGGACCCCAACACCACAACCATCAAGGCGATACATCTGTCCTTCATTGTCACATGTGCTGCACAAAAGAGTAAGTGCTGGCACACAGGGTCCCAGGCTGCGTTAGCCCCTGTGTGGATGCTGCTTCCCAGTAATGAGGCAGGGAACACTTCTACCTGGGGCTTGAAACCCCCAGTGGGACAAGAAAACCCAgaccccacccctcaccccttccCTACCTGAGCTCTTCCTCCTACACATCACAGTAGCGACCACAGCTCCGATGACCACAACTGCTAGGACAGCCAGGCCAGCAACAATGCCCACGATGGGGATGGTGGACTGGGAAGATGGCTCTGGGAAAGGAGGGGAAGATGAGGGGCCCTGACCCTGCTGAAGGGCTCCAGAAGGGCTCCTGCTTTCCCTGAGAACAGATATGACCCCTCATCCCCCTCCTTACCCCATCTCAGGGTGAGGGGCTTCGGCAGCCCCTCATGCTGTACATGGCATGTGTATCTCTGCTCTTCTCCAGAAGGCACCACCACAGCTGCCCACTTCTGGAAGGTTCTATCTCCTGCTGGTCTGGTCTCCACAAGCTCGGTGTCCTGAGTTTGGTCCTCGCCATCCCGCTGCCAGGTCAGTGTGATCTCCGCAGGGTAGAAGCCCAGGGCCCAGCACCTCAGGGTGGCCTCATGGTCAGAGATGGGGTGGTGGGTCACATGTGTCTTTGGGGGGTCTGATGGGAAGAGTCAGAAAATTCAGGCGCTTTGCATCTCTCATGGGACACCCTAGGACCACCCATGTGACCAGCCTGAGAATGGACAGGACacctggggtggggaaggggcacAGAACCCAGACACCAGCCTGGACGCAGGCACCTGGGATAATCTCCTATTCATTGGAAAGTTCGAGTCTCTGAGCGGGGAACAGGGACTTCTGCTCCTGATCTGAGTGGAGGTAAAGTGACTCAGAAGTGCTGGAATCAGAGCCCCAAACACACTGAGTGTGAGGCAGAGAACAAGGCCTGAGAGGAAAAGTCACGGTTCCCAAGGCTGCTGCAGGGGTCAAAGGGGACCCCTGATCACTATCCTAGGGACTGTCTTCCCCTCCATTTCCTCAGAGACGTCATCCCTTAATTGTCCTAGAGAGAAGAGGGGGCCCTCAGAGGAAACTCAGGAAAACTCATGCCATTCTCCATTCAAGGGAGGGCGACATTCTAGCGCTGATCccattttcctcctcttctcgTGGGAGGCCATCCCCGGCGACCTATAGGAGATGGGGAAGGCTCCCCACTGCCCCTGGTACCCGCGCGCTGCAGCGTCTCCTTCCCGTTCTCCAGGTATCTGCGGAGCCACTCCACGCACAGGCCCTCCAGGTAGGCTCTCCACTGCTCCGCCTCACGGGCCGCCTCCCACTTGCGCTGGGTGATCTGAGCCGCCGTGTCCGCCGCGGTCCAGGAGCTCAGGTCCTCGTTCAGGGCGATGTAATCCTTGCCGTCGTAGGCGGACTGGTCATGCCCGCGGAGGAGGCGCCCGTCCGGCCCCACGTCGCAGCCGTACATCCTCTGGAGGGTGTGAGACCCTGGCCCAGGCCCCGCGGTCAGCCCCGTCCCCcgagccccgccccgccccgacCAACCCGCGGGGATTTTGGCCTCAACTGAAAATGAAACCGGGTAAACGCGCCTGGGGCTCTCGCCGGTCGAGGGTTTGGGCGGGTCCCGCGGCCTCAGGGGGGCGGATCTCGGACCCGGAGACTCGGGGCGACCCGGGCCGTACGTGGGGGATGGGGAGTCGTGACCTGCGCCCCAGGCCGGGGTCACTCACCGGCCTCGCTCTGGTTGTAGTAGCCGCGCAGGTTCCGCAGGCTCTCTCGGTAAGTCTGTGTGTTGGTCTTGGAGATCTGTGTCTCCCGGTCCCAATACTCCGGCCCCTCCTGCTCTATCCATGGCGCCCGGGGCGCCATCCTCGGACTCGCGGCGTCGCTGTCGAACCTCACGAACTGGGTGTCGTCCACGTAGCCCACTGCGATGAAGCGGGGCTCCCCGCGGCCGGGCCGGGACATGGCGGTGTAGAAATACCTCATGGAGTGGGAGCCTGGGGGCGAGGAGGGGCTGAGACCCGCCCGACCCTCCTCCCGGCGCGGCTCCCCGGGTCCTGCGCCCCCGCCTGCGGTCCCCTCGCTCCTCCCCACAGAGGCCATTTCCCTGCCGACCCCGCACTCACCGGCCCAGGTCTCGGTCAGGGCCAGGGCTCCCGAGAGCAGCAGGAGGACGGTTCGGGGCGCCGTGACCCGCATCTCGGCGTCTGAGGAGATTTTGAGTCCGGGTGGGTGCGTGGGGACTTTAGAACTGGGACCCCGGCGACACTGATTGGCTTCTCTAGACACCCGACACCCAATGGGAGTGGGAAATGGGGACGCGTCACGAGTATCCTGGAAGAAGGACCCGACATAGGTTGGGAGAAGAAGTGAAACTCGTGGGAGTGGGGAATCCCCAACGCTGCGCCTCCCCAATGCAGACAAGGCTCTCGGAGCCTGAGACCCTGAGAGCCCCGTCCGGGACCTGGGACTTCGTCCTGATCCCTCTTCTCCTACACCAGCCTCTTTGTCACACTGTCTGCCTGAGTCCTGCACAAGGATCTGTCTGTGGAAACCAGGGAGAGACCCCCAGGCTGCGCCCACCCGCTTCCCCT
This DNA window, taken from Homo sapiens chromosome 6 genomic scaffold, GRCh38.p14 alternate locus group ALT_REF_LOCI_5 HSCHR6_MHC_MCF_CTG1, encodes the following:
- the HLA-B gene encoding major histocompatibility complex, class I, B isoform X2, giving the protein MRVTAPRTVLLLLSGALALTETWAGSHSMRYFYTAMSRPGRGEPRFIAVGYVDDTQFVRFDSDAASPRMAPRAPWIEQEGPEYWDRETQISKTNTQTYRESLRNLRGYYNQSEAGSHTLQRMYGCDVGPDGRLLRGHDQSAYDGKDYIALNEDLSSWTAADTAAQITQRKWEAAREAEQWRAYLEGLCVEWLRRYLENGKETLQRADPPKTHVTHHPISDHEATLRCWALGFYPAEITLTWQRDGEDQTQDTELVETRPAGDRTFQKWAAVVVPSGEEQRYTCHVQHEGLPKPLTLRWEPSSQSTIPIVGIVAGLAVLAVVVIGAVVATVMCRRKSSGGKGGSYSQAASSDSAQGSDVSLTA
- the HLA-B gene encoding major histocompatibility complex, class I, B isoform X3, with the protein product MRVTAPRTVLLLLSGALALTETWAGSHSMRYFYTAMSRPGRGEPRFIAVGYVDDTQFVRFDSDAASPRMAPRAPWIEQEGPEYWDRETQISKTNTQTYRESLRNLRGYYNQSEAGSHTLQRMYGCDVGPDGRLLRGHDQSAYDGKDYIALNEDLSSWTAADTAAQITQRKWEAAREAEQWRAYLEGLCVEWLRRYLENGKETLQRADPPKTHVTHHPISDHEATLRCWALGFYPAEITLTWQRDGEDQTQDTELVETRPAGDRTFQKWAAVVVPSGEEQRYTCHVQHEGLPKPLTLRWGGKGGSYSQAASSDSAQGSDVSLTA
- the HLA-B gene encoding major histocompatibility complex, class I, B precursor (The RefSeq protein has 25 substitutions compared to this genomic sequence), whose protein sequence is MLVMAPRTVLLLLSAALALTETWAGSHSMRYFYTSVSRPGRGEPRFISVGYVDDTQFVRFDSDAASPREEPRAPWIEQEGPEYWDRNTQIYKAQAQTDRESLRNLRGYYNQSEAGSHTLQSMYGCDVGPDGRLLRGHDQYAYDGKDYIALNEDLRSWTAADTAAQITQRKWEAAREAEQRRAYLEGECVEWLRRYLENGKDKLERADPPKTHVTHHPISDHEATLRCWALGFYPAEITLTWQRDGEDQTQDTELVETRPAGDRTFQKWAAVVVPSGEEQRYTCHVQHEGLPKPLTLRWEPSSQSTVPIVGIVAGLAVLAVVVIGAVVAAVMCRRKSSGGKGGSYSQAACSDSAQGSDVSLTA
- the HLA-B gene encoding major histocompatibility complex, class I, B isoform X1 — encoded protein: MRVTAPRTVLLLLSGALALTETWAGECGVGREMASVGRSEGTAGGGAGPGEPRREEGRAGLSPSSPPGSHSMRYFYTAMSRPGRGEPRFIAVGYVDDTQFVRFDSDAASPRMAPRAPWIEQEGPEYWDRETQISKTNTQTYRESLRNLRGYYNQSEAGSHTLQRMYGCDVGPDGRLLRGHDQSAYDGKDYIALNEDLSSWTAADTAAQITQRKWEAAREAEQWRAYLEGLCVEWLRRYLENGKETLQRADPPKTHVTHHPISDHEATLRCWALGFYPAEITLTWQRDGEDQTQDTELVETRPAGDRTFQKWAAVVVPSGEEQRYTCHVQHEGLPKPLTLRWEPSSQSTIPIVGIVAGLAVLAVVVIGAVVATVMCRRKSSGGKGGSYSQAASSDSAQGSDVSLTA